The genomic DNA AAATTCTTTTCCTGATTTTTCTCTTTTTGATACTTTCAAGCTTGTAATCTGCATTTTACATCCTCTTTAAACAAAAAGTGAACTTACTGATTGTCCTGTGTGAATATTGTTAATAGCTTTAGCCAAAAGGCTAGCTACTGAAAGTACTTTTATTTTGGGAATCTTTTTATTTTCATTTAAAGCGATTGTATTTGTTACTATAACCTCTTCAAGCGCTTCTGAATTGCTTATTCTTTCAATTGCAGGCCCTGACAATACAGGATGCGTGCAGGAAGCAAAAACCCGAACCGCTCCGTTCTTTGTCAAGGCGTCAACAGCCTGAATAAGGGTCCCTGCTGTATCAATTATATCATCGATTATGATTACATCCTTGTCTTTTACATCTCCTATTATATTCATAACTTTTGCTACATTTGGTGCGTCCCGTCTCTTGTCAATTATCGCTAACGATAATTTGAGCTTTTTTGCAATAGCCCGAGCCCTTTCAACTCCGCCTGCATCAGGTGAAATTACGACAAGAGAGCTAAAATTTTTCTTTTGAAGGTAATCGATCAGTACCGGTTCAGCAAAAAGATGGTCTACGGGGATGTTAAAGAAACCTTGAATTTGTCCAGCATGCAGATCCATTGTTAGAAGACGATTTGCACCTGCCGCTGTTATCAAATCAGCAACTAATTTCGATGTAATTGGGACTCGAGGCTGCACTTTTCTGTCCTGTCGAGCATAGCAGAAATAAGGTATAACAGCTGTTATTCTTCCGGCAGATGCTCTTTTTAGGGCATCTATCATTATAAGAAGCTCCATTAAGTTTCTATTTACCGGTGCTGAACCTGACTGAATCAGAAAAACATCCTTGCCTCTGACATTCTCATTGATTTGAACATGAATTTCACCGTCACTGAAGCGACCAACAAAAGCATCTCCCAAAGGAATATTCAAATTACTGCATATCTCCTCTGCAAGAGGCTTGTTGGAATTGCCACTAAATACCTTGATTTCCTGGTTCATTTTTACTTATCCCTTATTTTTGATTTTTGGGGCGGGAGGATTCGAACCTC from Candidatus Schekmanbacteria bacterium includes the following:
- a CDS encoding ribose-phosphate pyrophosphokinase, whose protein sequence is MNQEIKVFSGNSNKPLAEEICSNLNIPLGDAFVGRFSDGEIHVQINENVRGKDVFLIQSGSAPVNRNLMELLIMIDALKRASAGRITAVIPYFCYARQDRKVQPRVPITSKLVADLITAAGANRLLTMDLHAGQIQGFFNIPVDHLFAEPVLIDYLQKKNFSSLVVISPDAGGVERARAIAKKLKLSLAIIDKRRDAPNVAKVMNIIGDVKDKDVIIIDDIIDTAGTLIQAVDALTKNGAVRVFASCTHPVLSGPAIERISNSEALEEVIVTNTIALNENKKIPKIKVLSVASLLAKAINNIHTGQSVSSLFV